Proteins encoded by one window of Engraulis encrasicolus isolate BLACKSEA-1 chromosome 21, IST_EnEncr_1.0, whole genome shotgun sequence:
- the si:dkey-171c9.3 gene encoding uncharacterized protein si:dkey-171c9.3, with protein sequence MAAEDWLNSSITLCELMVVSDNDMNMANSKVTREDECAKQPCSSAASNNQSSIFCLLDMYAHTIDKVLRREESAHDVPQQALYASEMQQVKENFVFTTAATAAVVCDFAQALADDIIKAATYRHRGNSGNMEEKDDMSPVTCHGSVGGLGHGSSDSGASQHCVFDPNANVLWRDDQECKVVDDRRQCGNEMSLAGHVASSILRAALREAAQPGRDEHGHAYQASSIIQAALNEATIPVREDQPHSHAADQASAIIQAALREAIKPGGDDEHGHADEASAIIQAALKEVTKPSGGSPQSTARGSVSVCSAAVSSANEEERGHTGQIAIHGVQHNAQPPSDDQVLPEHMDMQESSDVEDMDVSSDNESAFTPASSRGSCEASAGASKPTAAGGLLSQASLASNQSLDYPDAPPSTPLVSTGVTQSRASFCRKLKGGLAKEFLPDPPPPTPNKKQNASHHQQLSDCCDDGNVAGNTAKFVEHLMRSLSLCERSDGTDAAVDTDSRKSRGGYQELFGYAQQLSADIVKRATTTTTTTSGDGREEGFVDRLMWSLSLECADDTLVEVMEDGWRPRQKTAGEVALDGFADHLASELICCASRNYALLSQRRRLHKAARDSVFSFAEHFVDEILEDTYGEVIDRAMRIVSEVNPAASLTNQQGSESETSPDTEEMEGSRNSSQFQDNEPTPTSPQSPTTNQSAWSQEEEQQENGGLETAAAGLRELADELLVTALAQALTELQESVLYPVSGTGPVSPPGPPPSSSSSSSSLSHKTSSTLGTSTHGASSSSSSSPHSRHGNTEHSNQAANGRMSRPDYVTSRRAVVDCFAEHLAMEVIDVSAKVASKRRHDDGKTRRPRYMNGSQHRDEGEEDDEDEDEEGEATQRRRRGPVARAALGTHMCSTSNQLKGALLWAAASQQGVRTLALSTADSQLQTQFRGVAQASQLAGWTVGGLVRSLLQHCTHLCHSSSRGSSHSELHPLAYLQELAGVSP encoded by the exons ATGGCTGCGGAGGACTGGCTGAACAGCAGTATCACACTTTGTGAGCTGATGGTCGTATCTGACAATGACATGAACATGGCTAACAGCAAG GTGACAAGAGAGGACGAGTGCGCCAAGCAGCCATGCTCTTCTGCGGCGTCCAACAATCAGTCGTCCATCTTCTGTCTTCTGGACATGTACGCGCACACCATCGACAAGGttttgaggagagaggagagtgcacaCGACGTGCCTCAACAGGCCTTGTACGCCTCAGAGATGCAGCAGGTCAAGGAGAACTTCGTCTTcaccaccgctgctactgctgccgtAGTCTGCGACTTTGCTCAGGCTCTAGCTGATGATATCATCAAGGCAGCCACTTACCGCCACCGTGGTAACAGCGGGAACATGGAGGAAAAGGACGACATGTCACCCGTTACGTGCCACGGCAGCGTGGGAGGATTAGGACACGGTAGCAGCGACAGCGGGgcctcacaacactgtgtcttTGATCCCAATGCAAATGTGCTGTGGCGAGACGACCAGGAATGCAAAGTCGTCGACGACCGCCGCCAATGCGGCAATGAGATGAGCTTAGCGGGGCATGTGGCGTCCTCCATTTTACGAGCGGCCCTGAGGGAAGCGGCACAACCAGGCAGAGACGAACACGGCCACGCTTATCAGGCGTCCTCGATCATACAGGCGGCTTTGAATGAAGCGACCATACCCGTCAGAGAGGACCAACCACACAGCCATGCAGCAGATCAAGCGTCTGCGATCATACAAGCGGCTTTGAGAGAGGCAATAAAACCAGGCGGGGATGATGAGCACGGCCACGCGGATGAAGCATCTGCAATCATACAAGCGGCCTTGAAGGAAGTGACAAAACCATCAGGTGGCTCGCCACAGTCGACTGCTCGAGGATCAGTTTCAGTCTGTAGTGCGGCGGTTTCGAGTGCGAATGAGGAAGAACGTGGCCACACGGGTCAGATTGCGATTCACGGAGTGCAGCATAACGCACAGCCTCCAAGTGATGACCAAGTTCTGCCTGAACACATGGATATGCAAGAATCGTCTGACGTGGAGGACATGGATGTGAGCTCGGATAATGAGTCTGCATTTACCCCTGCATCCTCAAGGGGGAGCTGTGAAGCATCTGCAGGTGCCTCGAAACCCACTGCAGCGGGAGGTTTGCTATCACAGGCCAGCCTAGCCAGCAACCAATCGCTGGACTACCCGGACGCCCCACCAAGCACCCCGTTGGTCTCCACGGGTGTCACTCAGAGCAGAGCCAGCTTCTGCAGGAAGCTGAAAGGGGGCCTCGCCAAAGAGTTCCTCCCGGACCCGCCCCCTCCGACgcccaacaaaaaacaaaacgccAGCCACCACCAGCAGCTGAGCGACTGCTGTGATGACGGGAACGTCGCAGGAAACACGGCCAAGTTCGTCGAGCATCTGATGCGATCCCTGTCACTGTGTGAGCGCTCGGATGGAACGGACGCTGCGGTAGACACTGATAGCAGAAAGTCAAGGGGAGGGTACCAAGAATTGTTCGGCTATGCGCAACAACTATCTGCAGACATCGTGAAacgcgccaccaccaccaccaccaccacgtcagGTGACGGGAGGGAAGAAGGTTTCGTAGACCGACTGATGTGGTCCCTGTCACTCGAATGTGCTGACGACACGCTGGTCGAGGTCATGGAGGACGGTTGGAGGCCTCGGCAGAAGACGGCCGGCGAAGTGGCGCTCGACGGCTTTGCCGACCATCTGGCCTCTGAGCTCATCTGCTGCGCCTCCAGAAACTACGCTTTGCTGTCGCAGCGGCGAAGACTCCACAAGGCCGCCCGGGACAGCGTCTTCTCGTTCGCCGAGCACTTTGTCGACGAGATACTCGAAGACACCTACGGTGAAGTGATCGATCGAGCAATGAGGATTGTGAGCGAGGTGAACCCTGCTGCGAGCCTAACGAATCAGCAAGGATCAGAAAGCGAAACATCGCCAGACACTGAGGAAATGGAGGGTAGTAGGAACTCGAGCCAATTTCAAGACAACGAGCCAACACCAACTTCACCCCAATCCCCAACAACCAATCAGAGCGCATGGAGTCAAGAAGAAGAACAGCAAGAAAATGGTGGGctggagacagcagcagcagggctgaGAGAGTTAGCCGACGAGCTGCTCGTCACTGCATTGGCTCAGGCTCTCACAGAGCTGCAGGAGTCTGTTTTATATCCTGTCAGTGGCACCGGTCCAGTGAGTCCTCCAggcccaccaccatcatcatcatcatcatcatcatcattatcacataAGACCTCCAGTACCCTTGGGACATCTACACATGgcgcctcctcctcatcctcctcctcgcctcacAGTCGTCACGGCAACACTGAGCACTCCAATCAGGCTGCAAATGGTAGAATGTCGAGGCCCGATTACGTCACCTCGCGGCGCGCCGTGGTGGACTGCTTCGCCGAACACCTGGCCATGGAGGTGATCGACGTCTCAGCGAAGGTGGCCTCGAAGCGCCGCCATGACGATGGGAAAACACGCCGACCTCGTTACAT GAACGGTTCCCAGCATAGGGACGagggggaggaagatgatgaggatgaggatgaggagggggaggcaaCGCAGAGACGACGGAGGGGGCCTGTAGCAAGGGCAGCCCTCGGGACACACATGTGCAGTACCAGCAATCAACTGAAGGGGGCTCTGCTCTGGGCTGCAGCTTCTCAGCAAGGGGTCCGGACACTCGCACTGAGCACAGCAGACAGCCAGCTTCAAACGCAG TTCAGAGGTGTTGCGCAGGCCTCGCAGTTGGCCGGCTGGACAGTTGGGGGCCTGGTGAGATCGCTGCTGCAGCACTGCACGCACCTTTGCCATTCCTCCAGCAGAGGGAGCTCTCACAGTGAGCTTCACCCACTCGCCTACCTGCAGGAGCTGGCAGGAGTGAGCCCCTGA